From the Fusobacterium ulcerans ATCC 49185 genome, the window TTGGATGAAATAGGAGAGTTATCATTGGAAACACAAGCGAAACTTTTAAGAGTAGTAGAAGACAAAGAAATAAGAAGGATAGGAAGCAGTGATATAATAAGTTGTGATGTAAGAATAATTGCAGCTACCAATAGAAATTTGGAGGAATTAATAGAAAAAGGCAAATTTAGATTAGATTTATACTACAGACTAAATACTTTAATAATTGAAATTCCAGCTCTTCGTGAAAGAAAGGAAGATATTCCACAATTTATAAAATATTTTTTTGAGAAAGAAAGCAAAAGCGAATTAAAAATTGAAGAAGATGTTTTAAATTTTTTAATAAAATATGAATGGAAAGGAAATGTGAGAGAGTTAAGAAATTGTATTGAATATATGGCAAATGTATACGAAGATAGAATAAAAATGAAGGATCTTCCAATTTATATATATAAAAAATACTTGAATGAAAATAAAGAAAAAGTGAAATCAGAAGAAATTAACAGAGAGAGGATAGAGAATCAAGATTTTGATAAAAAAATATTATTAAAAATTTTTGAACTTTTACAAAAACAAAATATAGGAAGAAGAAGATTAAAAGAAAGGTTGCAATTTTTTGATATAAATATTTCAGAATATAAGTTAAGGGAAATTATTTTGTACTTTAATAAAAAAGGGTATATTTTTACTAATAAAGGAAGAAAAGGAATATTTATAACAGAAAAAGGAAAAAATTTTTATAAAGAATTAGAAAAAATTAGTGTAAAATAGTAAATGTGGAAGTTATTGAAAAAACAGGGAGGAATGAAATGAAAACAATAGGTTTGATTGGTGGGATGAGCTGGGAAAGTACAGTAACTTATTATGAAATAATCAATAGAACAATAAAAGAAAAACTTGGAGGACTTCATTCAGGGAAATTGGTTCTTTTCAGTGTAGATTTTCAGGAGATAGAAGAGTGCCAAGCAAAAGGTGAATGGGATAAAAGTGCAAAAATTTTGACAGAAGCAGCACAAAGTCTGGAAAAAGCAGGAGCAGATTTTATAGTTATCTGTACAAATACAATGCATAAAATAGCTCCAGACATTCAAAGAAATATTAATATTCCTATATTTCATATAGCAGAGGCGACAGCTGATGAACTAGATAAAAAAGATATAAAAAAAGTTGCTCTGT encodes:
- a CDS encoding aspartate/glutamate racemase family protein, whose protein sequence is MKTIGLIGGMSWESTVTYYEIINRTIKEKLGGLHSGKLVLFSVDFQEIEECQAKGEWDKSAKILTEAAQSLEKAGADFIVICTNTMHKIAPDIQRNINIPIFHIAEATADELDKKDIKKVALLGTKYTMEQDFYKNKLIDRGIEVVIPDDEDRAEVNRVIYEELCLGKILPLSKKKFLEIMDKLLEKGAQGVILGCTEIGLLVQQKDTDISLFDTAEIHAKSAALKSIEK